GCGCCATCCAGACCGAAGGTGATGGCGGCGCGCTGGCGGCGGCGCTGGCGCGCGGCGTCGTTGTCCGTGTCGTCGCACCAGGCCTGCAGGCGCGGCACGATCACCTCGTCCACCAGCGCCGGCGTGCCCGCGCGGCGGTCTTCCCACGGAAAGTAACGGTACCAGTCCTGCCAGCCGACTTGCGCCACGCCGGTCTCGCCGGCCTCGCGCGTCAGGCCGAGGTAGCTGACCGACATGACGCGCGCGCCCGACTCGTCGGAACGGTCGCCGTCTGCGAAGGTGTAGAGCTGCTCGACGTAACCGAGCGGATGATGCGTCTGCGTCTCGACCCAGGCCCGCAGGCCCGCCTGCAGCGAGCGGTGCGACAGCTCGAACGGCCCCGCCGGCAGGGCCCGCGCGTCGTCGGTGGTCAGCACGCGCGGCTCGCCGTTGGTGACGGCGACCAGGACGGCGACGAGTTCGGCGTGGACGGAGCGTTCGACGGATTCGGTCAAGGTGGCGGATGAAAATGAGAGAAACCGGGCGCGGTGACGCGACGCCGCGAGGCGCTCGGCATTATAAGGTCCGGGCCCTGCAACAGCCCCTTGCAAACGTGACAGCGCAACCCGCCGCAAGGGCCGCGCGCGGCCCTAAGATGAAGAGGAATCCCCGGCGCGCCGCCATCCTGGGACGCCCGCAACCGGAGCCGTCATCATGCTGAAAACCGTCACTGATTCCTCCGCCGCCGACAACAAACCGGACACGGCCGCGGAGCCCAAGCCGCCCGTCGATCCCCGCAAGGGCACGGGTATCCTGCCGATGCCGGACCAGAGCGCCGTGGTCGCCGGCATGCCGCGCCGCGGCCGCGCCATCGAGGCGCCCGGCGACCCCGGCATCATCACGCCCGAGGACGACGTGCTGGACACGTCATACGAAAACCGCAAGAACTGAACCACGCGCGCCGCGTCGCGGCGCGCGGCAATCAGGCGACCTTGGCCACCGCGTCCTGGCGCGTGTCGACCACCGTCAGGATGGCCAGGAAGCCGCTGATGTCGAACACCTCGCGCACGTGCGGCTGCATCGCGCACAGCGCCAGGGCGCCCGAGCCCTGCTTCAGGCGCTTGGCCAGCACCAGCACCACGCGCAGGCCGGCGCTGGAGATGTAGTTCAGGTTCGACATGTCGAGCACGAAACGGCGTTCGCCTTTCTCGACGTGCGACAGCAGGTCGGCTTCAATGCCGGCGGCGTTGCCGCTGTTGATCTGGCCTTCGGGCGAGACAACCAGCACTTCCCCGACCTTCTCGATTGCGAGATTCATAGTGGTTCCCGTAAATGACCGACGCCCCGGATCCCGGCGCTTGCGGGCGGCGGCGCGATGCCGAGATGATACGCGAGGCGCCCGCGCAGCCAAACGCAAACGTCG
The window above is part of the Achromobacter deleyi genome. Proteins encoded here:
- a CDS encoding NUDIX hydrolase, whose product is MTESVERSVHAELVAVLVAVTNGEPRVLTTDDARALPAGPFELSHRSLQAGLRAWVETQTHHPLGYVEQLYTFADGDRSDESGARVMSVSYLGLTREAGETGVAQVGWQDWYRYFPWEDRRAGTPALVDEVIVPRLQAWCDDTDNDAARQRRRQRAAITFGLDGAAWNEDMVLQRYELLFEAGLVPEAARRHPDAAAPLPGEPMRHDHRRILATGIARLRAKIKYRPVVFELMPAQFTLLQLQLAVEALAGRGLHKQNFRRLIEQQALVEETGEMATGTAGRPAKLFRFRRDVLLERAIAGSKLPLSRAM
- a CDS encoding STAS domain-containing protein, with amino-acid sequence MNLAIEKVGEVLVVSPEGQINSGNAAGIEADLLSHVEKGERRFVLDMSNLNYISSAGLRVVLVLAKRLKQGSGALALCAMQPHVREVFDISGFLAILTVVDTRQDAVAKVA